One Diabrotica virgifera virgifera chromosome 3, PGI_DIABVI_V3a genomic window carries:
- the LOC126882059 gene encoding uncharacterized protein LOC126882059 has product MFSKGEHVTLKTLKEKLEEMDEVQISVAALHRVLEELKFRWVNCSFSNRKYLMERPNVTLKRLQFLKAYKENQNSVCPLKPVFLDETWIFSKGGFRKSWQDGSSYAVRKKSGEGVRYIVLHAGSENGFIENGELIFKSGSKSGDYHDSMNSDNFGKWFEHQLLPNLEEPSLIIMDNASYHSTLVEKIPNASWAKHSLIEWLTNRRISCSISMMKFELLDIVKKNLPDKVFKFDRLALQYGHRVLRLPPYHCQFNPIENVWSDCKRYYDANITSSGVTNEATVINVWKKSLQQVTPEKWRKYVRHAEKLIDEYWETAKRMDTSHISPIIIDLNESDSDSSDDDFVEMSEIN; this is encoded by the exons ATGTTTAGTAAAG GTGAACATGTGACTCTCAAGACCCTAAAAGAAAAGCTCGAGGAAATGGATGAGGTTCAGATTTCCGTTGCTGCACTTCATCGAGTTTTAGAAGAATTAAAATTCAGATGGGTAAATTGTAGTTTTTCTAACAGAAAGTATTTAATGGAACGACCAAATGTTACCTTAAAGAGACTCCAATTTTTAAAAGCCTACAAGGAAAATCAAAACAGTGTATGTCCGTTAAAACCAGTTTTCTTGGATGAAACGTGGATATTCAGTAAAGGTGGATTCCGAAAGAGCTGGCAAGATGGCAGTAGTTATGCAGTCAGAAAGAAGAGTGGAGAAGGTGTACGATACATTGTCCTTCATGCAGGTTCTGAAAATGGGTTTATTGAAAACGGTGAACTCATTTTCAAAAGTGGAAGTAAATCTGGTGACTACCATGATTCGATGAATTCGGATAATTTCGGAAAATGGTTTGAGCATCAGCTTTTACCAAACTTAGAAGAACCTTCATTGATTATAATGGACAATGCATCATACCATTCAACTTTGGTTGAAAAAATACCAAATGCAAGTTGGGCAAAACATTCTCTAATAGAATGGTTGACAAACCGACGCATTAGCTGTTCAATATCTATGATGAAGTTTGAGTTATTGGATATTGTAAAGAAGAATCTACCAGATAAGGTATTTAA GTTTGATAGACTGGCCCTTCAATATGGCCATCGTGTCTTGAGACTGCCTCCATACCATTGTCAATTTAATCCAATAGAGAATGTTTGGTCTGACTGCAAAAGGTATTACGATGCCAATATAACTTCTTCTGGCGTTACAAATGAAGCCACAGTAATAAATGTTTGGAAGAAATCATTACAACag GTCACACCAGAAAAGTGGAGGAAGTATGTTAGACATGCAGAAAAACTTATTGACGAATATTGGGAGACGGCAAAGAGAATGGACACAAGCCACATATCTCCTATAATTATTGATTTAAATGAATCGGATTCTGACTCGTCAGATGACGATTTTGTGGAAATGTCAGAAATAAACTGA